In a single window of the Candidatus Celerinatantimonas neptuna genome:
- the yigL gene encoding Pyridoxal phosphate phosphatase YigL, which translates to MYKLIASDLDGTLLNRNHQISPETIELFNTLHHQEIQLLIATGRHYRDVKRIANYFDFPMYLVTSNGARIHNSEGVVLKQANVPTAAVEDILLLTEGCKFYRNLYHDDFWYVEKENDRVLSYTKVSGFSYTRTDFNQISREGISKMLFIGDPDELNVLERVLLERYGELLNITFSLPTCLEIMAENTHKGSALQSIMDKLNISRDEVIAFGDGLNDKEMLELAGEGVLMENADRRLKRLLPGNPITLDHDHDGVAEYLKKVMSTN; encoded by the coding sequence ATGTACAAACTGATTGCATCAGACCTGGATGGAACCTTATTAAATCGCAACCATCAAATATCACCAGAGACTATCGAATTATTTAACACCCTACATCACCAAGAAATCCAATTACTGATCGCAACAGGACGTCACTACAGAGACGTTAAGCGCATCGCCAATTACTTCGATTTTCCAATGTATCTGGTCACATCAAATGGTGCCAGGATTCACAACAGTGAAGGCGTCGTATTAAAACAAGCCAATGTCCCTACCGCAGCTGTCGAAGATATTCTGCTCTTAACAGAAGGTTGTAAGTTTTACAGAAACCTCTACCACGATGATTTTTGGTATGTAGAAAAAGAAAATGATCGGGTGCTAAGCTATACCAAAGTATCTGGCTTTAGCTATACCCGGACTGATTTTAACCAAATCAGTCGGGAAGGGATCAGCAAAATGTTGTTTATCGGCGATCCTGATGAACTTAATGTATTGGAGCGAGTTTTATTAGAGCGATATGGCGAATTACTCAATATCACATTTTCTCTTCCCACCTGTCTTGAAATTATGGCGGAGAATACCCATAAAGGCAGTGCACTCCAATCGATTATGGATAAACTCAACATTTCCCGTGACGAAGTCATCGCATTTGGTGATGGCCTAAATGATAAAGAAATGCTCGAACTCGCTGGCGAAGGGGTTCTGATGGAAAATGCCGATCGACGGTTAAAACGACTCCTGCCCGGCAACCCGATTACGCTCGACCACGATCATGATGGCGTTGCCGAATATTTGAAAAAAGTCATGTCAACAAACTAA
- the pldB gene encoding Lysophospholipase L2: MDQLTLPEPFTHYSWFDGQQGHKVFYCHSTPNASSTSLIVLSIGRAESAIKYTALANHWVKNGFTVIACDHRGQGFSQRLDKNPLLGHIERFDYYISDLKCLFEKFNAPHYSKRYLLGHSMGGAIATLYLNQYPDDFSAAIVTAPMYGIALEHISQWRAKFLTSIFNWRDQLIRKAHFAAGQGTFNWPPFEKNRLTHSQENYQTLWELYQKYPQLQLAGPSFQWLSQSFKAMKQIARLPRLNTPLHIISAGADTIVDVHAQRQFFNRQQQLGSTITFQNIPGAFHELLIEEDIYRTPTLQTMQTYLKHACSMA; the protein is encoded by the coding sequence ATGGACCAACTAACACTCCCTGAACCATTTACCCATTACAGCTGGTTTGATGGCCAACAGGGGCACAAAGTCTTTTATTGCCATTCAACACCGAATGCATCTTCAACCTCGCTCATCGTCCTATCGATTGGTCGTGCAGAAAGTGCTATCAAATACACAGCATTGGCCAATCACTGGGTGAAAAATGGATTCACAGTAATTGCCTGTGACCACCGAGGACAAGGCTTTTCGCAACGACTGGATAAAAACCCACTCTTAGGCCACATCGAACGCTTTGACTATTACATTTCAGACCTTAAATGCCTCTTTGAAAAGTTTAATGCCCCTCACTATTCAAAGCGCTATTTACTGGGACATTCAATGGGCGGAGCCATCGCAACCCTCTATCTGAATCAGTATCCCGATGATTTTAGCGCCGCTATTGTCACCGCGCCTATGTATGGAATCGCTCTTGAACATATATCCCAATGGCGGGCTAAATTTCTTACCAGCATATTCAACTGGCGGGATCAATTGATACGCAAAGCTCATTTTGCTGCAGGTCAGGGAACATTTAACTGGCCGCCCTTCGAGAAAAACCGACTCACACATAGTCAGGAAAATTACCAGACACTCTGGGAGCTTTATCAAAAATACCCACAACTGCAACTTGCGGGCCCGAGTTTTCAATGGCTATCTCAGAGCTTTAAAGCCATGAAACAGATTGCAAGGTTACCCAGGTTAAACACACCATTACATATTATAAGTGCCGGAGCCGACACAATTGTCGATGTTCATGCCCAACGACAATTTTTTAATCGACAACAGCAGCTGGGCAGCACGATTACATTCCAGAATATACCTGGCGCATTTCATGAATTACTCATAGAAGAAGACATCTATCGTACTCCGACACTTCAAACTATGCAGACGTACCTTAAACATGCATGTTCCATGGCATAA